From one Papio anubis isolate 15944 chromosome 12, Panubis1.0, whole genome shotgun sequence genomic stretch:
- the RCOR2 gene encoding REST corepressor 2 isoform X2 — MPSVMEKPSAGSGILSRSRAKTVPNGGQPHSEDDSSEEEHSHDSMIRVGTNYQAVIPECKPESPARYSNKELKGMLVWSPNHCVSDAKLDKYIAMAKEKHGYNIEQALGMLLWHKHDVEKSLADLANFTPFPDEWTVEDKVLFEQAFGFHGKCFQRIQQMLPDKLIPSLVKYYYSWKKTRSRTSVMDRQARRLGGRKDKEDSDELEEGRGGVSEGEPDPGDPKREPLPSRPLNARPGPGKKEVQVSQYRHHPLRTRRRPPKGMYLSPEGLTAVSGSPDLANLTLRGLDSQLISLKRQVQSMKQTNSSLRQALEGGIDPLRPPEANTKFNSRWTTDEQLLAVQGPDYSGLHVCAPISAPCTTTPSTSHLAVPAAPTAEATFAHGSHSAPTATPTAAGPLPPAPAGPQPAPTTSHPPRSGCLPPQCPSWPSAPTHPDWSPSGAPSTLTLSPVVLHQPQAPGSLCWPSPGISGVTEDRRD, encoded by the exons ATGCCCTCGGTGATGGAGAAGCCGAGCGCGGGCTCCGGGATCCTGTCCCGCAGCCGGGCCAAGACGGTGCCCAACGGCGGACAGCCCCACTCGGAGGATGACAGCAGCGAGGAGGAGCACTCGCACG ACAGCATGATCCGCGTTGGAACCAATTACCAGGCCGTAATTCCGGAGTGCAAGCCTG AGAGCCCTGCACGCTACAGCAACAAGGAGCTGAAGGGGATGCTGGTGTGGTCACCCAACCACTGTGTGTCAGATGCCAAGC TTGACAAGTACATTGCAATGGCCAAGGAGAAGCATGGCTACAACATTGAGCAG GCGCTGGGCATGCTCCTGTGGCATAAGCACGATGTAGAGAAGTCGCTGGCTGACCTGGCCAACTTCACCCCATTCCCTGACGAGTGGACAGTAGAGGACAAGGTGCTGTTTGAACAGGCCTTTGGCTTCCACGGCAAGTGCTTCCAGCGTATCCAGCAGATG CTGCCCGACAAGTTGATTCCCAGCCTGGTGAAATATTACTACTCTTGGAAGAAGACCCGCAGCCGAACTAGCGTGATGGACAGACAGGCCCGGCGACTGGGGGGCCGCAAGGACAAAGAAGACAG TGATGAGCTCGAAGAGGGTCGAGGAGGCGTGAGTGAGGGAGAGCCCGATCCTGGAGACCCTAAGAGAGAG CCTCTGCCCTCTCGGCCCCTGAATGCACGCCCAGGCCCTGGAAAAAAGGAGGTCCAGGTATCTCAGTACCGCCACCACCCCTTGCGAACCCGGCGTCGCCCACCCAAGGGCATGTACCTGAGCCCTGAGGGCCTCACGGCGGTGTCAGGAAGCCCGGACCTTGCCAACCTCACGCTCCGAGGTCTTGACTCTCAGCTCATCTCCCTCAAGCGCCAG GTACAGAGCATGAAGCAGACAAACAGCAGCCTACGCCAAGCCCTGGAGGGCGGCATTGATCCACTCCGCCCCCCGGAG GCCAACACCAAGTTCAACTCCCGCTGGACCACAGATGAGCAGCTTTTGGCTGTCCAAG GTCCAGATTACAGCGGTCTCCACGTCTGTGCCCCGATCAGTGCCCCCTGCACCAccaccccctccacctcccacctcgcTGTCCCAGCCGCCCCCACTGCTGAGGCCACCTTTGCCCACGGCTCCCACTCTGCTCCGACAGCCACCCCCACTGCAGCAGGGCCGCTTCCTCCAGCCCCGGCTGGCCCCCAACCAGCCCCCACCACCTCTCATCCGCCCCGCTCTGGCTGCCTCCCGCCACAGTGCCCGTCCTGGCCCTCAGCCCCCACCCACCCTGATTGGAGCCCCTCTGGAGCCCCCAGCACCCTCACTCTGAGCCCTGTGGTCCTCCACCAACCACAGGCTCCAGGATCCCTTTGCTGGCCATCCCCAGGCATCTCTGGTGTCACCGAGGACAGAAGGGACTAG
- the RCOR2 gene encoding REST corepressor 2 isoform X1 translates to MPSVMEKPSAGSGILSRSRAKTVPNGGQPHSEDDSSEEEHSHDSMIRVGTNYQAVIPECKPESPARYSNKELKGMLVWSPNHCVSDAKLDKYIAMAKEKHGYNIEQALGMLLWHKHDVEKSLADLANFTPFPDEWTVEDKVLFEQAFGFHGKCFQRIQQMLPDKLIPSLVKYYYSWKKTRSRTSVMDRQARRLGGRKDKEDSDELEEGRGGVSEGEPDPGDPKREPLPSRPLNARPGPGKKEVQVSQYRHHPLRTRRRPPKGMYLSPEGLTAVSGSPDLANLTLRGLDSQLISLKRQVQSMKQTNSSLRQALEGGIDPLRPPEANTKFNSRWTTDEQLLAVQAIRRYGKDFGAIAEVIGNKTLTQVKTFFVSYRRRFNLEEVLQEWEAEQDGAPGAPVPMEEARRGAPLPAPALEEDDEVQITAVSTSVPRSVPPAPPPPPPPTSLSQPPPLLRPPLPTAPTLLRQPPPLQQGRFLQPRLAPNQPPPPLIRPALAASRHSARPGPQPPPTLIGAPLEPPAPSL, encoded by the exons ATGCCCTCGGTGATGGAGAAGCCGAGCGCGGGCTCCGGGATCCTGTCCCGCAGCCGGGCCAAGACGGTGCCCAACGGCGGACAGCCCCACTCGGAGGATGACAGCAGCGAGGAGGAGCACTCGCACG ACAGCATGATCCGCGTTGGAACCAATTACCAGGCCGTAATTCCGGAGTGCAAGCCTG AGAGCCCTGCACGCTACAGCAACAAGGAGCTGAAGGGGATGCTGGTGTGGTCACCCAACCACTGTGTGTCAGATGCCAAGC TTGACAAGTACATTGCAATGGCCAAGGAGAAGCATGGCTACAACATTGAGCAG GCGCTGGGCATGCTCCTGTGGCATAAGCACGATGTAGAGAAGTCGCTGGCTGACCTGGCCAACTTCACCCCATTCCCTGACGAGTGGACAGTAGAGGACAAGGTGCTGTTTGAACAGGCCTTTGGCTTCCACGGCAAGTGCTTCCAGCGTATCCAGCAGATG CTGCCCGACAAGTTGATTCCCAGCCTGGTGAAATATTACTACTCTTGGAAGAAGACCCGCAGCCGAACTAGCGTGATGGACAGACAGGCCCGGCGACTGGGGGGCCGCAAGGACAAAGAAGACAG TGATGAGCTCGAAGAGGGTCGAGGAGGCGTGAGTGAGGGAGAGCCCGATCCTGGAGACCCTAAGAGAGAG CCTCTGCCCTCTCGGCCCCTGAATGCACGCCCAGGCCCTGGAAAAAAGGAGGTCCAGGTATCTCAGTACCGCCACCACCCCTTGCGAACCCGGCGTCGCCCACCCAAGGGCATGTACCTGAGCCCTGAGGGCCTCACGGCGGTGTCAGGAAGCCCGGACCTTGCCAACCTCACGCTCCGAGGTCTTGACTCTCAGCTCATCTCCCTCAAGCGCCAG GTACAGAGCATGAAGCAGACAAACAGCAGCCTACGCCAAGCCCTGGAGGGCGGCATTGATCCACTCCGCCCCCCGGAG GCCAACACCAAGTTCAACTCCCGCTGGACCACAGATGAGCAGCTTTTGGCTGTCCAAG CCATCCGTAGGTATGGCAAAGACTTTGGGGCTATTGCAGAGGTGATTGGGAACAAGACTCTGACCCAGGTGAAGACTTTCTTTGTGAGCTACCGGCGCCGCTTCAATCTGGAGGAGGTGCTGCAGGaatgggaggctgagcaggatgGGGCCCCTGGAGCCCCGGTCCCCATGGAGGAGGCTAGGAGAGGGGCTCCATTGCCAGCCCCAGCCCTAGAGGAAGATGATGAG GTCCAGATTACAGCGGTCTCCACGTCTGTGCCCCGATCAGTGCCCCCTGCACCAccaccccctccacctcccacctcgcTGTCCCAGCCGCCCCCACTGCTGAGGCCACCTTTGCCCACGGCTCCCACTCTGCTCCGACAGCCACCCCCACTGCAGCAGGGCCGCTTCCTCCAGCCCCGGCTGGCCCCCAACCAGCCCCCACCACCTCTCATCCGCCCCGCTCTGGCTGCCTCCCGCCACAGTGCCCGTCCTGGCCCTCAGCCCCCACCCACCCTGATTGGAGCCCCTCTGGAGCCCCCAGCACCCTCACTCTGA